In the Streptomyces spororaveus genome, GGTTGCCGAAGACGCCCTGCATGAGCGCGCCGGCGCAGCCGAGGCTGGCGCCGACGAGCAGGGCGAGCACGACGCGGGGGAGGCGGACGTTCCACAGCACGCTCTCGCCGACGCGGTCGAGGGGGGCGCCGCCGAGGCCGAGGTGGTGCCGGACGGAGGCGAGGACGTCGGCGAGGGGGATGTCGTAGGCGCCGACTCCTGCGGAGAGCAGGGCGAGGAGGGCGAGGGCGGCGACGAGGGCGGTGGTGAGGAGTGCGGGTCTGCGGGTGCGGGTGCGGTCGCGCTCGGGTTTGTGCGGCTCGGGCTTCGCCGTGGTGGGGGCGGTTCCGCCGGGGCCGGGCGCGCGCCGGGGCGTCTCCTCGGACGCCGAACGTGACGAGGGGTCGGAAAGCTCGACGGCAGTGCGTTCGGCGCCCTGCGGGGAGCGCCCCGGCACACACCCGGCCCCGTCGGAACCGCGGGGGTGCGGCGGCGCGCTCCCGGTCGCCTCGGAGCTACGTGTGGGTCGCGCTGAAATGCTCCCGGTCGGCTCGGAGTTGCTTGTGGGTCGCGCCGCGGTTTCGTCGGTGGTGGGCAGGTCCTTGGCTGCCGGGTCGTGGAGGGTCACCTCAGGCGGCCTTGCCGTAGAGCTGGGTGACCAGGGAGGAGAGGACCTGGTCGGTGCGCGGGCCGTAGTTGAGGAGGACGCCGTCGTCGACCGTGACCACGCGGCGGTCCATGCCGGCCGGGGTCTGGGCGACGCCCGGGATCTTCACCAGGCCGTCGATGCCGCCGACCGACTCCAGGCCCTTGGACATGACGAGGATCGCGTCGGGGGCCGCGGCCGCCAGGGCCTCGCTGGTGATGGGGGTGAAGTCCTTGCCGAGCCCGGAGTCCTTGCCGGTGTCGACCGCGCCGGCCGCCTCCAGCAGTGAGGCGGCGCCGGAGTCCGAACCGCCCAGCAGGTAGACGGAGGCGGTGCCGCGCAGGTAGAGGAAGGCCACCCGGGGCTTCTTGCCGGAGGTGGCCGGGATGTCCTTGCGGACGGTGGCGATCCGGTCGGCGGTGCGCTGGTTGAGCTGCGCGCCGGCCTCCTTGACGCCGAGCGCCGCGGCGATCGTGTCGATCCGCCTCGGTACGTCGTCCAGGGACTTGGCCGGGGTCACCACCAGGACGGGGATGCCGGCATCGCGGATCTGCTGGATCGCTTCCCCCGGGCCGCTGGTGGTCTCCGCGATGACGAGGGTTGGACGCAGGGACAGGACGCTCTCGGCGGAGACGTCGTGTCCACGTGTCACCACCGGTAGCCGGGCGGCCTGTTCGAAGGTGGCCGTGATGTCCCTCGCGACGACCTGCCGGCCGAGACCCAGCGTGTGGACGATCTCGTTGAGGCTGCCGCTCAGCGGGACGACCCGGTCCGCGGAGGTGACCGTGACCTGGGCGCCGTCGGCCGAGGGCACCGTGACCGGCAGGGCCGGCTGTGGCGCCGGGAGCGGTTCCAGCCGGTCGGGGACCGCGGCTGCGCCGGGGGCGGATGAGCCCGGGGTGGTGGCCGTACCTCCGCAGGCCGTCAGCGCGAGTGCCAGTGCTGCCACGGCAACTGCGAGGCGGGGGAAGCGGTGTGACGCGGCGGGCGTAGGCACGAAGGCACCGTCCTGATCGTCCGACTGAGGTTCTGGAGACCGGGGGGTGTTCATCCGGTCAGGGTTAGCTTAGGTTAGCCTAACCTTGCTTGCTAGCCCTGAGGAGGGGGCATTCATGCCCACGAGACCCGTCCGTACGTTCGCCGTCGCCCTGTTGGCGGCCCTGCTGGGTGCCCTGCTCCCGGCGACCGCCGCGCAGGCGGGCACCGTACAAGGGGGCCGTCTCGACTGGGGCATCAAATCGTCCTTCCAGAGTTATGTCACGGGTCCGGTGGCAAAAGGCGGCTTCAAGCTGAAGAGCGGTGCCGCCACCGTCGGCGGCAGCCTCTTCCGCTTCCACTCCGCGGCCGGCTCCTACGACCCCGGCTCCGGCACCTTCGAGGCCTCCTACTCGGGCGGGGTGTCCTTCCAGGGCCACCAGAAGCCCGACGGCGTCCACGAGCTGGACATGACCATCAGCCGCCCGACCGTCAAGATCTCCGGCGGCAAGGGCACCCTGTACGTGGACGTCTCCAGCAAGGCCAAGGACAGCGGCGCGGTCACCGACCAGTCGCAGGTCGCCTTCGCCTCGCTCGGCGTCGGCGGCATCAACATGAAGGGCGGCGCCGGCCCGCTGTCCCTCACCAACATCCCGGCCACCCTCACCGCGGAAGGCGCCAAGGCCTTCGCCGGGTACTACGGCGCCGGCACCCAGCTCGACCCCGTCTCGCTCACCGCCGACGTCAAGGCCGCCCCGGTCGCCGCGCCCGCGCCGTCGGCCCCGGCCGCGCAGCCGAGCGCCACCGCGCAGACCCCGCAGGCGCCGGGCGCCTTCGCCGACGCCGCCGTCGACTGGGGGGTGCGCCGCACCTTCCGCGAGTACGTCACCGGCTCGGTCGGCCAGGGCGGGTGGACCCTCGCCGAGGGGGCCCAGGACGGTGGCGCGCTCTTCCGCTTCCCGCAGGGCAAAGGCTCGTTCGACGGGGCGAAAAGCACGCTCGACGCGGCCTTCGCCGGAACCGTCCGGTTCACCGGCGCCCACCTCGACCTCACCCTCGGCAGGATGAGCGTGAAGGTGGAGAACGGCAAGGGAATCCTGTCCGCGGACGTCACCACCGGCGGTGCGACGAAGAACGCCGTCCCGCTCGTGGAGTTCGACGCCGCGGGTCTGAAGACCGAGGGCAAACTGGCCGCCCTGACCGAAGCCCCGGCCACCCTCACCGAGGGCGGCTCCCAGGCCTTCAACTCCATGTACAAGGCCGGCACCGAGATGGACCCCGTCTCGCTCGCCGTCGCCCTGGACTCCACCGCCCGGCTGCCCGCCCTGCCCGACCTGGGTTCGACGGCCTCGCCCGCCCCCGCCGCCCCCGCGGCCGCGTCGCCGTCCGCCGGGTCCGCTCCCGCCGCGAAGGCCGAGGAGTCCTCGGACACCGGGCTCTTCATCGCCCTCGCCGTGGCCGTCCTGGTCCTGGCCGGCGGCGGCGCCTTCCTGGCCGTGCGCAAGCGGCGTACGGCAGCCGCTGCCTCGCCGGCGCCGACCGACGCGCCCCGGTAGCACCCCCTCCCCCTCCCCCTCCCCCTCCCCCTCCCCCTCCCCCTCCCTCTCCCCTTCCCCGTCCCCCTGGTCCTTCAGGAGTACCCAGTCATGTCGTCCATCCGACGCCCGATCTCCCTCGCGGCCGCGGTCCTGACCGCCGCGGCGCTCGGCGCCACCGCCTTCGCCCTGCCCGCCACCGCCGCGGGCGGCCCGCCCACCGAACCGATGAAGATCACCGGCGGCACCCTCGACTGGGGTGTGCTCGCCAGCTACCGCGCCTACGTGACCGGCATGGCCAAGGGCACCATCACCGTCGCGGACGGGGCCGAGCAGAACAAGGACGGCACCCTGCGCTTCGGCGCGCCGACCGGTGCGTACGAGCCGGCCAACGGGCACGTGGTGAAGGCCGCCTTCAAGGGCAGCGTCACCTTCTCCTCGCCCGCCCCGCCGGCCGGCCACGGCTTCGAGGTCAAGCTCTCGGACTTCCGTATCGACACCGGGACCAAGAAGCTCACCGCGGACGTCACCAAGGGCGGCGCGACCACCCAGGACGTGCCGCTGGCCGCCGTGGCCTTCGCCGGCCAGACGATGGACAACCTGGGGACCACGCTCACCGCGGAAGCCGCGGACGCCCTCGGCTACCCGGGCTACAAGGACAAGGCGGGCGACCCGCTCACCGCGAAGCTGCAGTTCGAGAAGCCCGCCCCCGAGCCCACCCCGGAGAACACCACCAAGAACCCGACGCCTCCGGCCGACGACACGCAGAAGGTGCTCAGCGGCAGGCTGACGTGGGGTGTGAAGGAGTCCTTCCGCACATACGTGCTGAGCGCGGGCTCGATCACCCCGGCCAGCGGCGCCGCCAAGAACGGCGACACCTTCGACTTCGCCTTCGGCAAGGGCGACCTGGACGTCAAGAAGCAGAAGCTGAACGCCTCCTTCCAGGGCAACCTCCGCTTCCAGTACGCGGCCCACGGCATCGACATGACCTTCGGCGACCCGCGCGTCGAGGCCACCGGCAAGACCGGCACCCTCTACGTGGACGTCAAGAACGCCTCCGGCGCCAAGACGGGCCTTCGCTTCGCCACGCTCGACCTGTCGAAGACCGACTACAAGACCAGGAACGGCGTCCTGGCGCTGAACGCGGTCCCGGCGGCCTTCACCGCCGAGGGCGCGGCCGCCTTCGCCAACGCCACCACCGGGTCCATGTACAAGGCGGGCGACCCGATGGATCCGCTCACCTTCGCCGTGGCGGTGGACAAGGACGCCACCCTGCCGAGCGCCGGCGGTACGACGGGCGGCTCGAACGGAGGCGCCGCCGGCGGAACCGGCGGCACCACGGGCGGTACGGGCAGCACGGTCGGCGGCGGCTCCTCCACCGGCGGCTCCGCCGTCGGCGGCAACCTCGCCGACACCGGCGCCGAGATCCCGGCCGGGGCCCTGCTCACCACCTCCGGCGTGGTGATCGCGGCCGGCGCGGGCGCGGTGTACCTCGCGCGCAGGCGGCGTACGTCCCAGGTCTGAGCCGTGCTTGAATTCCCGCGTGAACGATCTCGACGTGTTGAAGGTCTTCTGCGCGGGTGACGGCCGCTTCGGCAACCTGCTCGGCGTCGTACGCGACGGCCGGACCTGCCCCGACGATGCGTCACGGCAGGCGCTGGCCGCCGAACTCGGCTACAGCGAGACGGTGTTCGTCGACGACCCCGAGCGCGGGGTCGTCGACATCCGCACCCCCGGCACGCGCATGTCCTTCGCGGGGCATCCGCTGGTCGGGGCCGCGTGGTTGCTGGACATAGAGGAGCTCCAGCCGCCCGCCGGATCCGTATGGGCCCGGGACGACGGGGAGTTCACCTGGATCACGGCCCGCCCCGAGTGGGTCGAGGGCAAGCGCACCGAGCAGTACGCATCCGTCGCCGAGGTCGAGGCGCTGCCCGCCCCGCCGCCCGGCGAGGGCTGGCTGTACGCCTGGGCCTGGGAGGACGAGGCCGCCGGCCGCGTACGGGCCCGGGGCTTTCCGCGCCGCCCCGACGGGATCATCACCGAGGACGAGGCCACGGGCTCGGCCGCGATCCTGCTGACGGCCCAGCTGAACCGTGCCCTGAACATCACCCAGGGCGCCGGCTCCCAGATCCTCACCGCCCCCGGCCCGGACGGCACGGTGGAGATCGGCGGCCGCGTCCGCTTCGCCCCGAGCCCTCACCCGGACCCGGACCCGGACCGGATCTGACCCACCGCCTCTGGGTATTTCGCGCAGGGGAAGTGAGTACGCCGGCGCTGATGCCGCCACCGGCTGGCGCGGTGCAATGGCGGCATGACGAAGACTTCGGTGACCCGCCGCCCCGACGAGCGGCGGCAATGGCTGCCGGTGGCGGCGCTCTTCACCGTGCTGGGCCCGGTGGCCGTGTGGTGCGGCCGGGCGACCTCCTACCTGCCCGGCTTCCCGCCCGGGCTGGTCTGGTTCTACGCCCTCCCGGTGGCGATGGTGGCCTTCACCTGGATCCCGCCGCGGACCGACGCGCAGCGCGGGCGGCGGCTCGCGGTCGGGAGCGCAGGCTGCCTCCTGGCCTTCTTCTACCCCCACCTGGTCCTCGTCACGATCCTCACGCTCTGGGGGTTCTCGGGCGGCTGACACGGGGTGCGCAGCGCCGGATCTTTTACCGACAATGCGTCGGGAACTCATTGACTTAGGCAAACCTAAGTAGGAAGATCGGGCATGGCGGCACGGCCCGCCGCGCCTGTTTCCTCTTCCTGGAGGTCCGCCTTGGACGCCTTCTCTACGGTCATCCGCGTCGCCTCGCACGAGCAGCACACCGAGGCGGAGACGTCGACCTTCATGAGCGACCTGCTGGGTGGGCGGCTCGGCGTGGACGCCTACACGCGCTACACCGAGCAGCTGTGGTTCGTGTACCGGGCCCTGGAGGACGCGGCCGAATCCCTCAAGGACGACCCGGTGGCAGGCCCGTTCATCCGGCCCGAGCTGATGCGCGTGGGCGAGATCGAGCGCGACCTCGCCCACCTGGTGGGCCCGGACTGGCGCGAGAGTGTGGCGGCCCTGCCCGCGACGCGCGCCTACGCCGAGCGCGTGGCGCAGTGCGCCGCCGAGTGGCCGGGCGGGTACGTGGCCCACCACTACACCCGCTACCTGGGCGACCTCTCCGGCGGCCAGATCATCCGCGACAAGGCGGAGCGCACCTGGGGCTTCGAGCGCAAGGGCGACGGCGTCCGGTTCTACGTCTTCTCGGACATCTCCAACCCGGCCGCCTTCAAGCGGACCTACCGTGAGCTGCTGGACGCCATAGCCGCGGACGACCTGGAGAAGCAGCGCATCATCGACGAGTGCAAGCGCGCCTTCGACTTCAACGGCGCGGTCTTCCGCGAGCTGGGCGAGCAGTTCCCGCTCAGCGCGTAAGGGGTGGTACACGACCGGGCCCGGTGCACAGGTGCACCGGGCCCGGTCGTGTGCGCGCGGAGAGCGCCGGAACGCCTACGGCAGGGTCAGGATCTCCGCGCCGGAGTCCGTGACCACCAGCGTGTGCTCGAACTGCGCGGTCCGCTTGCGGTCCTTCGTGACGACCGTCCAGCCGTCCTCCCACATGTCGTACTCGTGGGTGCCCAGGGTCAGCATCGGCTCGATCGTGAAGGTCATGCCGGGCTCGATGACCGTGGTGGCGTGCGGGCTGTCGTAGTGCGGGACGATCAGACCGGAGTGGAAGGACGAGTTGATGCCGTGCCCGGTGAAGTCCCGGACCACGCCGTAACCGAAGCGCTTCGCGTACGACTCGATGACCCGGCCGATGATGTTGATCTGACGGCCCGGCTTGACGGCCTTGATGGCCCGGTTCAGCGCCTCCCGGGTGCGTTCCACCAGCAGCCGCGACTCCTCGTCCACCTCCCCGCACAGGTACGTCGCGTTGTTGTCGCCGTGCACGCCGCCGATGTACGCGGTCACGTCGAGGTTCACGATGTCGCCGTCGCGCAGGACGGTGGAATCGGGGATTCCGTGGCAGATGACCTCGTTCACGGAGGAACACAGCGACTTCGGGAAGCCCCGGTAGCCGAGCGTCGAGGGGTAGGCCCCGTGGTCGCACATGTACGCGTGGGCGACCCGGTCGAGCTCGTCGGTGGTCACCCCCGGCGCGATCAGCTTCGCGGCCTCCTCCATCGCCTGGGCGGCGATCCGGCCGGCGATGCGCATGGCCTCGATGGTCTCGGCCGTCTGCACCTCCGGTCCGGTGTACGGAGTGGGTGCGGGCTTGCCCACGTACTCGGGCCGACGGATGTTTCCGGGAACGGAACGGACGGGAGAGAGCTCGCCTGGTACGAGCAGCGACTGGCCAGACATGCGAGCGAGTGTATCCAGCGGGGATGGGGCAGCATGGCGGGACGGAGCGGTACGAGAGGAGCCCGACGACGATGGCCCTGTTCAAGAAGCGTCAGGTGGGCAAACCCGGCGAGTGGTACTACTGCCTGGTCCACAAGAAGGTCGAGGAAGGCCCCGACTGTCCGGCCAAGGACCGGTTCGGGCCGTACGGAACCCCGGAGGAGGCGAACCACGCCATGGAGACGGCGCAGGAACGCAACCTCGAATGGCAGAACGACCCCAAGTGGAACGACAGGACCCGCGAGGACGAAGAGGGTACGGCCGGTACGGGCGGGGCGTAGTCCCTACCAGCGGCTGGGCGGCGGCGCGGTCAGCTGATCGGCCAGCCGCGCCAGCCGGTCCCGGAACCGGCGCGGGCCCCGCTGCGCCGGCATGCCGTTCTCCCCGGCCGCCGCGCTGACCAGGTGCTGCACGGTGTCCAGATCCATCCCGTCGTCCCGGCCCGCCGCCCCTGCCGGTACCGACAGCGCGTCGTGGGCGAGGGCGCCCAGCTCCCGGTCCCCGCCGTCCAGGGACAGTACGGTCGCCCCCGCGCGCCGGGCGTCGTGGACGCGCTCCAGCAGCCCCGCACCCGGCGTCCCGGGCGCCACCACCAGCAGCGTGTGCCCGCGCCGGGCCGCCGCCAGCCGGCCCAGCCCGACCGACAGGTGCGGCGGCTCCCCGGGCCGTACGCGGTGGCGTACGAGCGTGGGCGCGAGCTCCGGCCGGCCCGACCAGGCGGCCTCGTCGACCAGGTGCGCGGCCAGATGCCAGGGCTCGTAGCCCTCGGTCCCCACCAGCAGCAGGTGACCGCCGGCCGGCACCACGGACCGGCGCAGCGATCCGGCGAAGCGGCGCGCGGCACCCGGCCACTGCGTACCGGCGAGCACCTCGCGCAGCAGCGCGACCCTCACGGCGTCCATATCGGCATCCTGCACCATGCGGACGACACGGGGGAGCGGTTCCCTCCCCTTCGACTGTGGGCTACCCGGCAGTACGCTCGCCCCCATGACTTCCTCAGACAACACGCAGAAGCCGCCGGTCAAGGACCCGTGGGAGCTGCCGGACGTGTCCGGCCTCGTCGTCGGCGTCCTCGGCGGCACCGGTGACCAGGGCCGGGGCCTGGCCTACCGGCTCGCCAGGGCCGGCCAGAAGGTGATCATCGGCTCCCGCGCCGCGGACCGCGCGCAGACCGCGGCCGACGAGCTGGGCCTCGGCGTGGA is a window encoding:
- a CDS encoding biliverdin-producing heme oxygenase — its product is MAARPAAPVSSSWRSALDAFSTVIRVASHEQHTEAETSTFMSDLLGGRLGVDAYTRYTEQLWFVYRALEDAAESLKDDPVAGPFIRPELMRVGEIERDLAHLVGPDWRESVAALPATRAYAERVAQCAAEWPGGYVAHHYTRYLGDLSGGQIIRDKAERTWGFERKGDGVRFYVFSDISNPAAFKRTYRELLDAIAADDLEKQRIIDECKRAFDFNGAVFRELGEQFPLSA
- the map gene encoding type I methionyl aminopeptidase, giving the protein MSGQSLLVPGELSPVRSVPGNIRRPEYVGKPAPTPYTGPEVQTAETIEAMRIAGRIAAQAMEEAAKLIAPGVTTDELDRVAHAYMCDHGAYPSTLGYRGFPKSLCSSVNEVICHGIPDSTVLRDGDIVNLDVTAYIGGVHGDNNATYLCGEVDEESRLLVERTREALNRAIKAVKPGRQINIIGRVIESYAKRFGYGVVRDFTGHGINSSFHSGLIVPHYDSPHATTVIEPGMTFTIEPMLTLGTHEYDMWEDGWTVVTKDRKRTAQFEHTLVVTDSGAEILTLP
- a CDS encoding HtaA domain-containing protein, which translates into the protein MPTRPVRTFAVALLAALLGALLPATAAQAGTVQGGRLDWGIKSSFQSYVTGPVAKGGFKLKSGAATVGGSLFRFHSAAGSYDPGSGTFEASYSGGVSFQGHQKPDGVHELDMTISRPTVKISGGKGTLYVDVSSKAKDSGAVTDQSQVAFASLGVGGINMKGGAGPLSLTNIPATLTAEGAKAFAGYYGAGTQLDPVSLTADVKAAPVAAPAPSAPAAQPSATAQTPQAPGAFADAAVDWGVRRTFREYVTGSVGQGGWTLAEGAQDGGALFRFPQGKGSFDGAKSTLDAAFAGTVRFTGAHLDLTLGRMSVKVENGKGILSADVTTGGATKNAVPLVEFDAAGLKTEGKLAALTEAPATLTEGGSQAFNSMYKAGTEMDPVSLAVALDSTARLPALPDLGSTASPAPAAPAAASPSAGSAPAAKAEESSDTGLFIALAVAVLVLAGGGAFLAVRKRRTAAAASPAPTDAPR
- a CDS encoding HtaA domain-containing protein, producing the protein MSSIRRPISLAAAVLTAAALGATAFALPATAAGGPPTEPMKITGGTLDWGVLASYRAYVTGMAKGTITVADGAEQNKDGTLRFGAPTGAYEPANGHVVKAAFKGSVTFSSPAPPAGHGFEVKLSDFRIDTGTKKLTADVTKGGATTQDVPLAAVAFAGQTMDNLGTTLTAEAADALGYPGYKDKAGDPLTAKLQFEKPAPEPTPENTTKNPTPPADDTQKVLSGRLTWGVKESFRTYVLSAGSITPASGAAKNGDTFDFAFGKGDLDVKKQKLNASFQGNLRFQYAAHGIDMTFGDPRVEATGKTGTLYVDVKNASGAKTGLRFATLDLSKTDYKTRNGVLALNAVPAAFTAEGAAAFANATTGSMYKAGDPMDPLTFAVAVDKDATLPSAGGTTGGSNGGAAGGTGGTTGGTGSTVGGGSSTGGSAVGGNLADTGAEIPAGALLTTSGVVIAAGAGAVYLARRRRTSQV
- a CDS encoding heme/hemin ABC transporter substrate-binding protein, producing the protein MNTPRSPEPQSDDQDGAFVPTPAASHRFPRLAVAVAALALALTACGGTATTPGSSAPGAAAVPDRLEPLPAPQPALPVTVPSADGAQVTVTSADRVVPLSGSLNEIVHTLGLGRQVVARDITATFEQAARLPVVTRGHDVSAESVLSLRPTLVIAETTSGPGEAIQQIRDAGIPVLVVTPAKSLDDVPRRIDTIAAALGVKEAGAQLNQRTADRIATVRKDIPATSGKKPRVAFLYLRGTASVYLLGGSDSGAASLLEAAGAVDTGKDSGLGKDFTPITSEALAAAAPDAILVMSKGLESVGGIDGLVKIPGVAQTPAGMDRRVVTVDDGVLLNYGPRTDQVLSSLVTQLYGKAA
- a CDS encoding PhzF family phenazine biosynthesis protein; translated protein: MNDLDVLKVFCAGDGRFGNLLGVVRDGRTCPDDASRQALAAELGYSETVFVDDPERGVVDIRTPGTRMSFAGHPLVGAAWLLDIEELQPPAGSVWARDDGEFTWITARPEWVEGKRTEQYASVAEVEALPAPPPGEGWLYAWAWEDEAAGRVRARGFPRRPDGIITEDEATGSAAILLTAQLNRALNITQGAGSQILTAPGPDGTVEIGGRVRFAPSPHPDPDPDRI